The following proteins are co-located in the Dyadobacter chenwenxiniae genome:
- a CDS encoding glycoside hydrolase family 125 protein, with protein MPQTSSSHRRTFIKASAMAVAGMAVSKWSFAKNAAADFPVVRVPADKRSFTSPAVEATITRMKKVIKDPELAWLFENCFPNTIDTTVHYKPIDGKPDTFVITGDIDAMWLRDSTAQVWPYLPLLKEDAKLRDMVAGLINRQTKCIIIDPYANAFYDRPKESEWTKDVTDMKPMLHERKWELDSLCYTIRLAYNYWKVTGDTTPFDADWTKAMGLILKTCKEQQRKDGPGPYKFGRVTSWSTDTVPGNGYGNPIKPNGLIASTFRPSDDAAMYPFFVPSNFFAVVSFREVAEMLEKVGGEGAKLAGDFKALATEVETALKKYAVYPHPEFGKIYAFEVDGFGNYLLMDDAGIPGLISMPYLGAMSVKDPIYINTRKFVLSDSNPYFFKGKAGEGLGSPHTLVNQIWPMGIIARAITSTDEKEIEAQLKLLKTTHNNTGFMHESFDKDDQSKFTRKWFAWVNTLFGELILKLETERPHLLAKVY; from the coding sequence ATGCCTCAAACCAGCAGTTCTCATCGGAGAACATTTATAAAAGCCAGTGCAATGGCTGTGGCCGGAATGGCCGTTTCGAAATGGTCATTTGCCAAAAACGCTGCTGCTGATTTTCCAGTCGTTCGCGTTCCGGCCGACAAGCGCAGTTTTACCAGCCCAGCCGTAGAAGCCACGATTACCCGCATGAAAAAGGTGATTAAAGACCCGGAACTGGCGTGGCTTTTCGAAAACTGTTTTCCCAACACCATTGATACAACTGTCCACTACAAGCCCATCGACGGAAAGCCCGACACATTCGTTATAACAGGCGACATCGACGCTATGTGGCTCCGCGACAGCACGGCGCAGGTTTGGCCCTATTTGCCATTGCTCAAAGAAGACGCGAAATTGAGGGATATGGTCGCCGGCCTCATCAACCGTCAGACCAAATGCATCATCATCGACCCTTACGCCAACGCATTTTACGACCGGCCAAAAGAAAGTGAGTGGACAAAAGACGTAACGGATATGAAGCCGATGCTTCACGAACGCAAATGGGAGCTGGACTCGCTTTGTTACACCATTCGCCTTGCTTATAATTATTGGAAAGTAACAGGAGACACGACGCCATTCGATGCTGATTGGACGAAGGCAATGGGATTAATCCTCAAAACCTGCAAAGAGCAGCAGCGCAAAGACGGCCCAGGCCCATACAAGTTTGGTCGCGTCACTTCCTGGTCAACGGACACCGTTCCCGGCAATGGTTATGGTAATCCGATCAAGCCAAATGGGCTGATAGCAAGCACATTCCGCCCTTCTGATGATGCGGCCATGTATCCGTTTTTTGTTCCGTCTAATTTCTTCGCCGTGGTTTCTTTCCGTGAAGTAGCTGAAATGTTGGAAAAAGTAGGGGGCGAAGGCGCGAAGCTGGCAGGCGATTTCAAAGCGTTGGCAACGGAAGTTGAGACTGCATTGAAAAAATACGCTGTCTATCCGCATCCGGAATTCGGCAAGATTTATGCATTTGAGGTGGATGGTTTTGGCAACTATCTGCTCATGGACGATGCGGGAATTCCAGGCTTGATTAGCATGCCTTATCTGGGCGCAATGTCTGTGAAAGATCCTATTTACATTAACACAAGAAAATTTGTCCTGAGCGATTCCAATCCTTATTTCTTCAAAGGAAAAGCAGGCGAAGGTCTAGGCAGCCCACATACATTGGTGAACCAGATCTGGCCGATGGGGATCATCGCCCGAGCCATCACATCCACGGATGAAAAAGAAATCGAAGCCCAACTAAAACTCCTCAAAACAACCCACAACAACACCGGCTTCATGCACGAATCCTTCGACAAAGACGACCAGTCCAAGTTTACCAGGAAGTGGTTTGCTTGGGTTAATACGTTGTTCGGGGAGTTGATTTTGAAATTGGAAACAGAGCGGCCGCATTTGCTGGCGAAGGTTTATTGA
- a CDS encoding Gfo/Idh/MocA family protein: MSQKINVAIVGLGFGAEFIPIYQQHPNANMYAICQRTESKLNEIGDQYGIDVRYTSYDDLLNDPNVDAVHINSPIPNHAEQTLKALRAGKHVACTVPMATSVEDCIEIVKATKESGKKYMMMETVVYAREFLFVKELYEKGELGKVQFLKASHQQDMEGWPDYWPGLPPMHYATHCVGPVAGLLKLEAEYVSCFGSGTISEDLAKIHNSPFAVESAHIKFKDSDLSAYVYRSLFDVARQYRESFEVYGSKKSFEWPLIEGEDPVIHTAKKPEHEIAEKVATPDYAHYLPEEIRHFTGKGVYNLDENAHLSFVQGGGHGGSHPHLAHEFISALIEDREPFPNAWQSANWTSVGILAHESALQGGALIQLPDFKNV; encoded by the coding sequence ATGTCTCAAAAAATTAATGTTGCAATCGTTGGTCTTGGCTTCGGAGCCGAATTTATCCCCATTTACCAGCAACATCCCAATGCAAACATGTACGCTATTTGCCAGCGTACAGAGTCAAAACTGAATGAAATTGGTGACCAATATGGCATCGACGTGCGCTACACAAGTTACGATGACCTTTTGAATGATCCGAATGTAGACGCCGTACACATTAATTCCCCTATCCCCAATCACGCAGAGCAAACTTTGAAGGCATTACGCGCTGGCAAGCACGTGGCCTGCACAGTGCCGATGGCGACGAGCGTGGAGGATTGCATCGAAATCGTGAAAGCGACCAAAGAATCGGGCAAAAAATACATGATGATGGAAACTGTGGTTTACGCGCGGGAATTCCTTTTTGTAAAAGAATTGTATGAAAAAGGCGAGCTTGGAAAGGTTCAGTTCCTGAAAGCAAGTCACCAGCAGGATATGGAAGGCTGGCCCGATTACTGGCCTGGATTGCCTCCTATGCATTACGCAACGCACTGCGTAGGCCCGGTTGCAGGACTTTTGAAACTGGAAGCAGAATATGTTTCCTGCTTTGGTTCAGGAACAATCAGTGAAGATTTGGCAAAAATCCACAATTCTCCTTTTGCAGTTGAATCTGCGCATATTAAATTTAAGGACAGCGACTTATCAGCTTATGTGTATCGCTCGTTATTTGACGTGGCGCGTCAGTACAGAGAAAGTTTTGAGGTTTACGGAAGCAAGAAATCTTTCGAATGGCCATTGATCGAAGGCGAAGATCCCGTGATCCACACAGCTAAAAAACCGGAACACGAGATTGCGGAGAAAGTGGCAACGCCTGATTACGCACATTATTTGCCAGAAGAAATCCGTCATTTCACTGGAAAAGGCGTTTATAACCTGGATGAAAATGCGCATTTGTCATTTGTACAAGGAGGCGGCCACGGCGGCTCACACCCGCATTTGGCCCATGAGTTCATTAGCGCATTAATAGAGGACCGCGAGCCATTCCCGAATGCCTGGCAGTCGGCGAACTGGACGAGCGTAGGGATTTTGGCGCACGAGTCAGCGTTGCAAGGCGGGGCATTGATACAGTTGCCGGATTTTAAAAACGTATAA
- a CDS encoding PepSY-associated TM helix domain-containing protein yields MKKALKKLASQLHLWLGISSGLVVFIVALTGSLLVFEDELEPVIDSKFHIAAIHEGKPRLPLDLLTAKVSDAFPNKKLLRVTIEREADRNVIFGLKNGKKEKDILSVAVDPYSGQIASYRIEQDAFFSVVLRLHRYLCLEETGKAITGISCVMFLIIMITGLVMWWPNRKNRKQRFTIKWNAKFKRLNWDLHAILGFYALPFVFVIAITGLVWSYKWVNNIIFMTFDGIPQQKREAPANIQPIDNHKDIFFQKIYTQTNQQLPNPGKIVITLADSDSLSVTVSKADDHAAINNIVNFLYFDKNNGQLIKKRLYAEETKGMKVRRLIYPIHTGSLLGWPTKILAFLTALIAASLPVTGVIIWLGKKKKGNKVARAGAVDSRNVRRKSVVTN; encoded by the coding sequence GTGAAAAAAGCACTTAAAAAACTTGCGTCGCAACTGCATTTATGGCTGGGGATTTCCTCCGGCCTTGTGGTTTTTATAGTGGCCCTGACTGGAAGCTTGCTTGTTTTTGAAGACGAGCTCGAACCGGTTATTGATAGCAAATTTCACATTGCCGCCATCCACGAAGGAAAACCCCGCCTGCCGCTCGACCTCTTAACCGCAAAAGTTTCCGACGCCTTTCCCAACAAAAAGTTACTCCGTGTCACCATTGAAAGAGAAGCTGACCGCAATGTGATTTTCGGTCTGAAAAATGGTAAAAAGGAAAAAGATATCTTGTCCGTGGCTGTTGATCCTTATTCAGGACAAATCGCATCGTACAGAATCGAGCAGGATGCTTTTTTCAGCGTTGTGCTACGGCTTCACCGTTATTTATGTCTGGAAGAAACAGGAAAAGCGATCACCGGAATCTCCTGTGTCATGTTCCTGATCATTATGATCACTGGCCTGGTAATGTGGTGGCCAAATAGAAAGAATCGCAAGCAACGCTTCACGATCAAGTGGAATGCCAAATTCAAGCGGCTTAATTGGGATCTGCACGCCATTTTGGGTTTTTACGCGCTTCCTTTTGTCTTCGTAATCGCGATCACCGGGTTAGTATGGAGCTATAAATGGGTCAATAACATCATCTTCATGACCTTTGACGGCATACCTCAGCAGAAAAGGGAAGCACCTGCGAACATTCAACCTATCGATAATCACAAGGACATTTTTTTTCAAAAGATTTACACACAAACCAATCAGCAACTGCCTAATCCCGGCAAAATAGTCATTACCCTGGCTGATTCTGACAGCCTATCCGTCACCGTTTCCAAAGCCGATGACCATGCTGCGATCAACAACATTGTTAATTTCCTGTATTTTGACAAAAACAATGGTCAATTGATCAAAAAGCGCCTTTACGCCGAGGAAACGAAAGGCATGAAAGTGAGACGCCTGATTTATCCCATCCACACTGGAAGCTTACTAGGCTGGCCTACTAAAATCCTTGCTTTTTTAACGGCGCTCATTGCCGCTAGTTTGCCTGTTACGGGGGTTATTATTTGGTTAGGGAAGAAGAAAAAGGGTAATAAAGTGGCCCGGGCGGGCGCAGTTGACAGCAGGAATGTGCGGAGAAAGTCGGTTGTCACCAACTAA
- a CDS encoding nucleotidyltransferase domain-containing protein — MDQGEAIIIAQQYVDLVNRIYPVKQAFLFGSFARGNSHLDSDIDIALVLDRSEDIMETQIAMMKLRRDIDLRIEPHPFIVQDFQSSNPVAYEIMKYGIEIGKAAA; from the coding sequence ATGGATCAAGGAGAGGCAATCATAATCGCGCAGCAATATGTTGACCTGGTAAATAGAATTTATCCAGTGAAACAGGCTTTTCTTTTTGGATCGTTCGCCAGAGGAAATAGTCATTTGGATAGCGACATTGATATAGCGCTTGTCTTAGACCGCTCAGAAGACATTATGGAGACGCAGATTGCCATGATGAAACTGCGGAGAGATATTGATCTGCGCATTGAACCGCATCCATTTATTGTTCAGGATTTTCAAAGCTCCAATCCTGTTGCTTATGAGATCATGAAATATGGGATAGAGATTGGAAAAGCTGCTGCATAG
- a CDS encoding HEPN domain-containing protein — MADTLDIEKIYKHWIQMSDKDFETMRHLFQSKDFHWALFVGHIVIEKLLKALVVKKLSNHAPFTHDLTRLAKLTELNFSREHLDWMDTITTFNMNTRYDSYKQLFYQKCTEEYTSEWFEKIQTLRSWIKERQS; from the coding sequence ATGGCAGACACACTAGACATAGAGAAAATTTATAAACACTGGATTCAAATGTCTGACAAAGACTTTGAGACCATGCGGCACTTGTTTCAATCCAAAGATTTCCATTGGGCTTTGTTTGTCGGACACATTGTGATTGAAAAACTACTGAAAGCTTTGGTTGTGAAGAAGTTGTCTAACCATGCGCCTTTTACTCATGATTTGACCAGGTTAGCAAAATTGACGGAATTAAATTTCTCTCGGGAACATTTGGATTGGATGGACACTATCACGACATTTAATATGAATACGCGTTATGATAGTTACAAACAGTTGTTCTATCAAAAGTGCACCGAAGAGTATACAAGTGAATGGTTTGAGAAAATTCAAACGTTACGATCATGGATCAAGGAGAGGCAATCATAA
- a CDS encoding PVC-type heme-binding CxxCH protein, which translates to MKTKALSFLLGIVLLGCASQPSSQNASVKSSSAKSEAGKARRLEILFLGDNGHHKPAERVPQIMAALGPKGFNFTYTDNLNDLNAETLNKYDALMLYANWDSIAPQQAKALLDYVASGKGFIPIHCASYCFRNNPEVVKLIGGQFWRHTWDTIQPVWTKPDHPAIAGVKDFKTVDETYLHEKLQPDNIVLTERLIQKDQEKDRPGQQKEPYTWVRTHGKGRIFYTAYGHDERTWSVPGFQDMIEKGILWAVNDDARKSLAALAPKPFEYRAAKLPNYEQRPGPQMQQLPLSPEESVKHIQIPVDFTLDVFAHEPDVMHPIAMTWDERGRLFVLITKDYPNERKDTGGSDYILICEDTNKDGKADKFTKFSDDLSIPTGLVFANGGIIVSQAPHMLFLQDTNGDDKADVKKILFSGFGTGDTHAGPSNLHYGFDNWVYGSVGYSGFKGKFGSADSLNFGQALFRFKPDGTDMEIVAKTSNNTWGLGFNEAGDLFGSTANNSHGWYSAIPNRYFGKSKVDNGSRSTDTHKDMQPITPKVRQVDVFGGFTAAAGHNFYTARAFPKKYWNNVAFVSEPTGHILHQNFMTPKGTDFEDALGFNLLAGADEWVAPVFAEVGPDGAVWVADWYSYIIQHNPTPKGSENGKGNAYETDLRDFTHGRLYRIGWKNAPKYTPIVLSKDRPDELVATLKNTNMLWRRHAQRLLVERGQKDVAAKLVELVKDKSVDEVGLNTAAIHALWTLHGLKAIEDPQVLAAVTEALKHPSADVRKTAVQVLPRNPATAQTLLTADALHDKAPLVVLNSLLAFSEIPYTPEVETAVLGLMDTYAQPEDRWMPDAFAAVLNAQDGKLREKYLAQRAGKASSATASTQKADAAKSMDHSNMDHSAHAAAAKPTVEGSAELAITNISIEPKTPYVREYARVVIEITNQGTVAVPKELVPVVNVGIRSRSLNTNYISRQLTNGIAPGETVKLTEGNNGPWKSGFGFTSDESGKVNITATVDVDNVVPEKDENKNNTMSKSFEVKRMDKLSDFALERATRGYTSYASGDDVLKLMKTAQTLDPQGRNAIFKGIVGAWNPKRKETANDEGKTLLASVKGDLPEDLSARFTTLMESYGIKEEVAVDPNVQVVQIKAIREEMKFSLTEFTAIAGKTIELVFENPDAMQHNVVVGKPKSTEIIGAAADKMITAKDGAEKNYVPNIPQVLAATPLVNPGQTFRLKFVVPDVVGDYPYVCTFPGHWRLMKGNMKVIKEQAVLSK; encoded by the coding sequence ATGAAAACCAAAGCGTTATCCTTTTTACTTGGTATTGTCCTGCTGGGCTGTGCCTCTCAGCCTTCATCGCAGAATGCGTCGGTGAAGAGCTCTTCGGCCAAGAGTGAGGCCGGAAAGGCGCGGCGTCTGGAAATCCTGTTTCTGGGAGACAACGGACATCACAAGCCTGCCGAACGCGTTCCGCAGATCATGGCTGCATTAGGCCCGAAAGGTTTCAACTTTACCTACACGGATAACCTGAACGACCTTAATGCTGAGACACTTAACAAATACGACGCCCTGATGCTTTATGCAAACTGGGATTCCATCGCGCCGCAGCAAGCGAAAGCATTGCTGGATTACGTGGCGAGCGGAAAAGGTTTTATCCCCATTCACTGCGCATCGTATTGTTTCCGCAATAACCCGGAAGTGGTGAAGCTGATCGGCGGCCAGTTCTGGAGACATACGTGGGACACCATTCAGCCTGTTTGGACAAAACCGGATCATCCTGCAATCGCTGGTGTGAAGGATTTCAAAACGGTGGACGAAACCTATTTGCACGAAAAATTACAACCCGACAACATTGTTCTCACAGAACGTTTGATCCAAAAAGATCAGGAAAAAGACAGACCGGGGCAGCAGAAAGAGCCTTATACATGGGTGAGAACGCACGGAAAAGGCCGCATTTTTTACACGGCTTACGGCCACGACGAACGTACCTGGTCGGTTCCTGGCTTTCAGGATATGATTGAAAAAGGGATTCTTTGGGCGGTTAATGATGATGCTAGAAAATCATTGGCAGCTTTGGCGCCAAAACCTTTTGAATATCGCGCAGCCAAACTTCCTAACTACGAGCAACGCCCTGGCCCGCAAATGCAGCAATTGCCTTTGTCGCCAGAAGAATCTGTAAAACACATTCAAATTCCGGTTGACTTCACATTGGACGTCTTCGCGCATGAGCCAGACGTTATGCACCCAATCGCGATGACCTGGGATGAGCGCGGCAGACTGTTTGTTTTGATCACAAAAGATTATCCAAACGAGCGCAAAGACACAGGCGGAAGCGATTACATTTTGATTTGTGAAGACACCAATAAAGATGGCAAAGCCGATAAATTCACGAAGTTCTCAGACGATCTGAGCATTCCGACAGGTTTGGTTTTTGCCAATGGCGGAATCATCGTTTCGCAAGCGCCGCATATGTTGTTTTTGCAAGATACAAATGGTGATGACAAAGCGGATGTAAAGAAAATCCTCTTCTCAGGCTTCGGAACGGGCGATACGCACGCCGGACCTTCTAACCTGCATTATGGATTCGACAACTGGGTTTACGGATCGGTTGGTTATTCAGGTTTCAAAGGAAAATTCGGAAGCGCAGATTCCTTGAACTTCGGACAGGCACTTTTCCGCTTCAAGCCGGATGGAACTGATATGGAAATTGTTGCAAAAACATCTAACAACACGTGGGGACTTGGTTTCAACGAAGCGGGCGATCTTTTTGGCTCAACGGCCAACAACTCGCACGGCTGGTATAGCGCCATTCCAAACAGATATTTTGGTAAAAGCAAAGTCGATAACGGAAGCCGCAGCACGGATACGCACAAAGATATGCAGCCAATCACGCCGAAAGTGCGTCAGGTGGACGTTTTTGGCGGGTTTACAGCCGCAGCCGGACATAATTTTTACACGGCAAGAGCATTTCCAAAGAAATATTGGAACAATGTCGCATTCGTTTCTGAACCTACGGGGCACATTTTGCACCAAAATTTCATGACTCCGAAAGGAACAGACTTCGAGGATGCATTAGGATTCAACTTACTGGCTGGTGCGGATGAATGGGTTGCTCCTGTGTTTGCAGAAGTTGGTCCTGACGGCGCTGTATGGGTGGCTGACTGGTATAGCTACATTATTCAGCATAACCCGACCCCAAAAGGATCTGAAAACGGTAAAGGAAATGCATATGAGACCGATTTGCGTGATTTTACGCATGGTCGTTTGTATCGCATTGGCTGGAAAAATGCGCCGAAATATACGCCAATCGTTTTGAGCAAAGACCGCCCCGACGAGCTGGTTGCAACATTGAAAAACACCAATATGCTATGGCGCCGTCACGCGCAACGCCTTTTGGTGGAACGTGGACAGAAAGATGTTGCGGCTAAATTGGTTGAGCTGGTTAAAGACAAATCAGTTGACGAAGTTGGCCTGAACACCGCTGCCATTCACGCATTGTGGACATTGCACGGTCTGAAAGCCATTGAAGATCCGCAGGTTTTAGCTGCCGTAACGGAAGCATTGAAACACCCATCTGCTGACGTGCGCAAAACGGCCGTTCAAGTGTTGCCACGGAATCCTGCAACTGCTCAAACATTGCTGACTGCCGACGCATTGCACGACAAAGCACCGCTTGTGGTGTTGAACTCATTGCTTGCATTCTCCGAAATTCCTTACACGCCGGAAGTTGAAACCGCTGTTTTGGGATTGATGGACACTTATGCACAGCCAGAAGATCGCTGGATGCCGGACGCTTTTGCAGCGGTTTTAAATGCACAAGATGGCAAATTGCGCGAAAAATATCTGGCACAACGTGCTGGCAAAGCTTCTTCTGCAACCGCCTCAACGCAAAAAGCAGACGCAGCCAAGTCGATGGATCACAGCAACATGGACCACAGCGCGCACGCCGCAGCTGCTAAGCCAACTGTTGAAGGTTCCGCTGAACTGGCGATTACAAATATTTCTATTGAGCCCAAAACACCTTACGTTCGTGAATACGCACGTGTGGTGATTGAAATTACAAACCAAGGCACAGTGGCAGTTCCAAAAGAGCTGGTTCCTGTTGTGAATGTAGGCATCAGAAGCCGTTCATTGAACACCAACTACATCAGCCGCCAGCTTACCAATGGCATCGCACCGGGTGAAACGGTGAAACTGACTGAGGGAAATAACGGTCCTTGGAAATCAGGTTTCGGCTTTACATCGGATGAGTCTGGTAAGGTGAATATCACGGCGACTGTGGATGTTGACAATGTTGTTCCTGAAAAGGATGAGAACAAAAACAACACCATGAGCAAAAGCTTTGAAGTGAAGCGTATGGATAAATTGTCTGATTTTGCTTTGGAGCGCGCAACGCGCGGTTACACTTCCTATGCAAGCGGCGACGATGTTTTGAAACTAATGAAAACAGCACAAACACTTGATCCACAAGGACGCAATGCAATTTTCAAAGGAATCGTCGGCGCATGGAATCCGAAACGCAAGGAAACCGCAAATGACGAAGGCAAAACATTGCTGGCTTCTGTAAAAGGCGACCTTCCGGAAGATTTGAGTGCTCGTTTCACGACATTGATGGAATCTTACGGCATTAAGGAAGAAGTTGCAGTTGACCCGAATGTTCAGGTGGTTCAAATCAAAGCGATCCGCGAAGAAATGAAGTTTAGCTTGACAGAATTCACTGCCATTGCGGGTAAAACGATTGAACTCGTTTTCGAAAACCCGGACGCCATGCAGCACAATGTTGTCGTTGGAAAACCAAAATCAACAGAAATTATCGGCGCAGCTGCTGACAAAATGATTACTGCAAAAGATGGCGCAGAGAAAAACTACGTTCCAAACATTCCGCAAGTGCTGGCAGCAACGCCACTTGTGAATCCGGGACAAACTTTCCGCCTGAAATTCGTAGTGCCTGATGTTGTAGGCGACTATCCTTACGTCTGCACATTCCCAGGTCACTGGAGATTGATGAAAGGCAACATGAAAGTGATTAAAGAGCAGGCGGTTTTGAGTAAATAA
- a CDS encoding AraC family transcriptional regulator, which produces MKVVQFTIPVSKEHTIVVQEDVLPHYYNHLHRHREVQIEWVVEGSGILIAGNYMQRFESGEVYIIGANQSHIFKNDEAYFNPEEKKQIHSVSIFFNPMQLHQNILSLPEMVSIRKFVDGLHNGYQIPESSLKLVQKTISELKQNKDSLRVASFISLLHLFSTIRDIKPLATNNSEQIISEVEGIRMDQIFQYLVTNYKRHISLTEISEVSNLTPQAFCRYFKKHTDKTFISFLNEVRVNEACKIIISGKFDSFSDVSYQTGFDNVTNFNRVFKKIMGKSPREFHKDFRERVG; this is translated from the coding sequence ATGAAAGTCGTTCAATTCACTATTCCCGTTTCCAAGGAGCACACCATTGTGGTGCAGGAAGACGTTTTGCCACATTATTATAATCATTTGCACAGGCACCGGGAAGTTCAGATCGAGTGGGTTGTGGAAGGCTCCGGCATCCTCATTGCCGGCAATTATATGCAGCGGTTCGAGTCTGGCGAAGTCTACATTATCGGCGCCAATCAATCGCACATTTTCAAAAACGACGAAGCCTATTTCAATCCCGAAGAGAAAAAGCAGATCCATTCCGTTTCCATTTTCTTCAATCCGATGCAGCTCCATCAAAACATTCTAAGTCTGCCCGAAATGGTAAGCATCAGGAAATTTGTGGACGGCCTGCACAATGGTTACCAGATTCCAGAATCATCATTAAAACTTGTCCAAAAAACGATTTCAGAATTAAAACAAAACAAAGACAGCTTGCGGGTCGCGTCATTCATTTCGCTGCTGCATTTGTTCTCCACCATCCGCGACATTAAACCGCTGGCGACCAACAACAGCGAACAGATCATTTCCGAAGTGGAAGGAATCCGCATGGACCAGATTTTCCAATATTTGGTCACCAATTACAAAAGGCACATTTCCCTGACCGAAATCTCCGAAGTCTCCAACCTAACGCCCCAGGCCTTTTGCCGTTATTTCAAAAAACACACCGACAAAACATTCATCAGTTTCCTCAACGAAGTCCGTGTAAACGAAGCTTGCAAAATCATCATCTCCGGAAAATTCGACAGCTTCTCCGACGTCAGTTACCAAACCGGATTTGATAATGTGACCAATTTTAATCGGGTTTTTAAAAAGATCATGGGAAAGTCCCCCAGGGAATTTCATAAGGATTTCCGTGAGCGGGTTGGGTGA
- a CDS encoding GNAT family N-acetyltransferase has product MIRPAASEDAPALAPLIILALGHIACIFAQSDDPNDAIPLMEGFIGSKGNQYSYENTLVYEDENSVIGSIVGYDGARLHELRAPVLKVLRESDPNFSPGDETEAGEFYIDCVNVDPAHQGKGIGKKLLHACCELAASKHFNRVGLIVDHVNPDARKIYEKVGFQVAGEKDFLGHTYDHMTIAV; this is encoded by the coding sequence ATGATCAGACCCGCCGCATCAGAAGATGCTCCTGCCCTGGCTCCGCTTATCATTTTAGCATTAGGCCACATTGCCTGCATATTCGCCCAATCCGACGATCCAAACGACGCTATTCCGCTCATGGAGGGTTTTATTGGGAGTAAGGGCAATCAATATAGCTATGAAAATACATTGGTTTACGAAGATGAAAACAGTGTGATCGGCTCCATTGTAGGCTATGACGGCGCACGCCTGCATGAATTACGTGCGCCTGTTCTAAAAGTGCTCCGTGAATCAGACCCAAATTTTTCACCGGGTGACGAAACGGAAGCAGGGGAGTTTTACATTGATTGTGTGAATGTTGATCCGGCGCATCAGGGAAAGGGAATTGGTAAAAAGCTGCTCCATGCATGCTGCGAACTGGCCGCATCAAAGCATTTCAACCGCGTCGGGTTAATTGTGGATCACGTGAATCCGGATGCCAGAAAGATCTATGAAAAAGTAGGTTTTCAGGTGGCTGGCGAAAAGGATTTTCTTGGGCACACGTATGATCACATGACTATTGCAGTTTGA